In a single window of the bacterium HR11 genome:
- the rsbU_2 gene encoding Phosphoserine phosphatase RsbU produces MSRPVESDYRLWSQSLYRRLYQALTTIAKLEDTEAIVRYVMNALVEDAAPPYAIITGARAYRRVNTVYRLFAKAGQAGPVPIGFEVPADYPPVQKAIRRGWVLMRATDPDFDPRIEDVVGVQTYAAIALGPHKEFLVSFTLHEPVPDEEIIYALAAIRQVADMVLRHRELHAFIEQAREIQQSLLPREAPDFPGYEFAFLSRPAESVGGDVYDFIPVSRAILGVLIADAIGHGLPAALQARDVVVGVRMGVEEDLKIVRMMEKLSAVLRHVSMGSRFTPVFYAEIEWNGNVIYVNAGHVPPFILRADAGASVQFLTVGGPVLGLPMEVAYQRSFERLRPGDLLVLYTDGITETTNVTGEEFGVQRLVEIVRRHRTDPLPTILTQVFAAVDEFRDGLPQEDDQTLILVRKVDRGAVPD; encoded by the coding sequence ATGTCTCGGCCCGTCGAGTCGGACTATCGTCTGTGGTCTCAGAGTCTCTACCGCCGTCTCTACCAGGCCCTGACGACCATCGCCAAGCTGGAGGACACGGAGGCCATCGTCCGGTACGTCATGAACGCCCTCGTCGAGGATGCGGCCCCGCCGTACGCCATCATCACGGGGGCCCGGGCCTACCGGCGGGTCAATACCGTCTACCGGTTATTTGCCAAGGCGGGTCAGGCCGGCCCCGTGCCCATCGGGTTTGAGGTCCCGGCGGACTACCCGCCCGTTCAGAAGGCGATCCGCCGCGGTTGGGTCCTCATGCGGGCGACGGACCCCGACTTCGACCCCCGCATCGAGGACGTCGTGGGCGTCCAGACGTATGCGGCCATCGCCCTGGGGCCCCACAAGGAGTTCCTCGTCTCCTTTACACTCCATGAGCCGGTCCCCGACGAGGAGATCATTTACGCCCTGGCGGCGATCCGGCAGGTCGCCGACATGGTCCTGCGGCATCGGGAGCTCCATGCCTTCATCGAGCAGGCCCGGGAGATCCAGCAGTCGCTCCTGCCCCGGGAGGCGCCCGACTTTCCGGGCTACGAGTTTGCCTTCCTGTCCCGGCCGGCCGAGAGCGTCGGGGGCGACGTGTACGACTTCATCCCCGTCTCCCGGGCGATCCTGGGGGTCCTGATCGCCGACGCCATCGGCCACGGCCTCCCGGCGGCCCTCCAGGCCCGGGACGTCGTCGTCGGCGTCCGGATGGGCGTCGAGGAGGACCTCAAGATCGTCCGGATGATGGAGAAGCTATCGGCCGTCCTGCGACACGTCAGTATGGGGAGCCGCTTCACGCCCGTGTTTTACGCCGAGATCGAATGGAACGGCAACGTCATTTACGTGAACGCCGGTCACGTCCCGCCGTTCATCCTGCGGGCCGACGCCGGCGCCTCGGTCCAGTTCCTGACGGTCGGGGGACCCGTCCTGGGCCTCCCGATGGAGGTCGCCTACCAGCGGTCGTTCGAGCGACTCCGACCCGGGGACTTGCTCGTCCTGTACACAGACGGCATCACGGAGACGACCAACGTGACCGGTGAAGAATTTGGGGTCCAGCGACTCGTCGAGATCGTCCGCCGACATCGGACGGACCCGCTTCCGACCATCCTGACGCAGGTCTTCGCGGCCGTCGACGAATTTCGGGACGGCCTCCCCCAGGAGGACGACCAGACGCTGATCCTCGTCCGGAAAGTTGACAGGGGGGCGGTTCCTGATTAG
- the atpF_1 gene encoding ATP synthase subunit b, sodium ion specific: MSSGLFCLGMSLAQRATEVASGEASGGGSFLSVNGLVLAVAVLVAFLWGVLRRVYFQPLRRVLEERYRLTLGRLQEAQEILKQVEREQARYEAAIREVRQYANQRMAEARAAAEAQRATLIEQARQETRARIEEARAHLQRQAEQAKQALQLEIDRWALEVVQRILQRPLVLSPDQVEQIRDEVLRT; encoded by the coding sequence ATGAGCAGTGGGTTGTTCTGTCTGGGGATGAGTTTGGCTCAACGGGCGACCGAGGTGGCATCCGGTGAAGCGTCGGGCGGGGGGTCCTTCCTGAGCGTCAACGGACTCGTCTTGGCCGTAGCCGTTCTGGTCGCCTTCCTATGGGGCGTCTTACGACGGGTGTACTTTCAGCCCCTCCGCCGCGTCTTGGAAGAGCGGTACCGCCTGACGCTGGGTCGCCTTCAGGAAGCCCAGGAAATCTTGAAGCAAGTCGAGCGGGAGCAAGCCCGTTACGAAGCGGCCATCCGGGAGGTTCGCCAGTATGCAAATCAACGGATGGCCGAGGCGCGGGCCGCCGCTGAAGCCCAGCGGGCGACCTTGATCGAGCAGGCCCGCCAGGAGACGCGGGCCCGGATCGAGGAGGCCCGGGCCCACCTGCAACGCCAGGCTGAACAGGCCAAGCAGGCGCTTCAACTGGAGATCGACCGATGGGCTCTGGAGGTCGTCCAGCGGATCCTCCAGCGCCCCCTGGTGCTTTCGCCAGACCAAGTCGAGCAAATCCGAGACGAGGTCTTACGGACGTAA
- the atpF_2 gene encoding ATP synthase subunit b, whose protein sequence is MMGHGTPWSRRVWGFWFVLSLCLLSSSVMARPDEAPAEAGPHLGVLHYAGRVINFGCLAFILYYLVVRVGRLPDALQTQREELLREMEEARQQKEAAEAKWQEVQARLQGLSDELERMRQAAEADARQEAERILAEATAEVERLKRLAEEEIRRAAAFARAEVQAYVATTVARMVEGLLRAHLTPEDHVRLIEASLGKLAETFDSGRRG, encoded by the coding sequence GTGATGGGACACGGAACGCCATGGAGCCGACGGGTCTGGGGCTTTTGGTTCGTCCTGAGCCTCTGTCTCCTATCCAGTTCGGTGATGGCCCGGCCGGACGAGGCCCCGGCCGAGGCAGGTCCCCATTTAGGGGTCCTGCACTATGCGGGTCGGGTCATTAACTTCGGCTGCCTGGCTTTCATCCTGTACTATCTCGTCGTTCGGGTCGGCCGTCTACCGGATGCCCTCCAGACCCAACGGGAAGAGCTCCTCCGGGAGATGGAAGAGGCCCGCCAGCAAAAAGAGGCCGCCGAGGCCAAGTGGCAGGAGGTCCAAGCCCGTCTACAGGGTCTGTCCGACGAACTGGAACGTATGCGTCAGGCGGCCGAGGCCGATGCCCGGCAGGAGGCCGAGCGTATCTTGGCTGAGGCGACAGCCGAGGTCGAGCGCCTGAAGCGCTTGGCCGAGGAGGAAATTCGCCGAGCGGCGGCCTTCGCCCGGGCGGAGGTCCAGGCTTACGTGGCCACGACCGTGGCCCGGATGGTCGAAGGCCTCCTGAGGGCCCACCTGACGCCTGAGGACCATGTCCGCCTGATCGAGGCGTCGCTGGGAAAACTGGCCGAGACGTTCGATTCGGGCCGACGTGGATAG
- the atpH gene encoding ATP synthase subunit delta — MLREGIARRYARALLDVVWPRDLYERIHQELKDLEVLFRELPDLVRSLEQPGRPMAEKRRIIEELGRRLDLHPLTVRFLELVAENRRLRDWSAILRLLERLYQEAQGIQPLQVITAVPLDDRLRRQVRQALEDLTGRRVVMEERVDPRILGGFIVRIGSVYYDGSVVAQIRQIRDQLMGTET; from the coding sequence ATGCTCCGAGAAGGCATCGCTCGGCGGTATGCCCGGGCCCTGCTGGACGTCGTCTGGCCCCGGGACCTCTACGAACGAATTCACCAAGAGCTGAAGGACCTGGAAGTCCTGTTTCGGGAGCTTCCGGACCTGGTCCGGTCTCTCGAACAGCCGGGTCGGCCGATGGCAGAAAAGCGACGCATCATCGAGGAACTCGGCCGGCGGCTGGACCTGCATCCCCTGACGGTCCGGTTCCTGGAGCTGGTCGCCGAGAACCGACGGCTTCGAGATTGGTCGGCTATCCTGCGCCTCTTGGAACGTCTGTACCAGGAGGCCCAGGGCATCCAGCCCCTCCAGGTCATCACGGCCGTTCCCCTGGACGACCGTCTGCGTCGACAGGTCCGTCAGGCCCTGGAGGACCTGACAGGCCGCCGGGTCGTCATGGAGGAGCGGGTCGACCCCCGCATCCTGGGGGGCTTCATCGTCCGCATCGGTTCGGTATACTATGACGGAAGCGTCGTCGCCCAGATCCGCCAGATTCGGGACCAGCTGATGGGTACGGAGACGTGA
- the atpA gene encoding ATP synthase subunit alpha, which produces MATTIRPDEIATVLRRRLEELETRIDLSETGTVLSVGDGIATIYGLEKVMYGEMLVFPHDVYGIAMNLEEDTVGAVLLGDFTKIRSGDEVRRTRRIISVPVGEALIGRVVNALGEPIDGKGPIEAKQYNPVERLAPGVVDRRPVHQPLQTGIIAIDAMIPIGRGQRELIIGDRQTGKTAILLDTIINQKGQDVICVYVAIGQKQSTIAQVVKTLEDYGAMDYTIVVAASASEPAPMLYLAPYTGCAIGEYFRDTGRHALVCYDDLSKHAVAYREISLLLRRPPGREAYPGDIFYLHSRLLERAAKLSDENGGGSLTALPVIETQAGDVSGYIPTNVISITDGQIYLESELFYAGIRPAINVGISVSRVGGAAQVKAMKQVAGFLRLELAQYRELAAFAQFGSELDPATQRQLARGERLTEILKQPQFQPVSVEKQIAIIFAGTEGYLDDLPVSECGPFKYALFEYIDKYNPPAIRALREKLEITDDVRRQLHEMLKEFKEKFVAERNLR; this is translated from the coding sequence ATGGCGACCACGATTCGACCCGATGAGATCGCGACCGTCTTGCGTCGACGGCTCGAAGAGCTGGAGACCCGCATCGACCTCTCGGAGACCGGGACGGTCCTGAGCGTCGGGGACGGCATCGCTACGATCTATGGCCTCGAGAAGGTCATGTACGGCGAGATGCTCGTGTTCCCGCACGACGTATACGGGATCGCCATGAACCTGGAGGAAGACACGGTCGGGGCCGTCCTGTTGGGGGACTTCACGAAGATCCGGTCCGGCGACGAAGTCCGACGGACCCGGCGGATCATCAGCGTGCCCGTCGGGGAGGCCCTGATCGGACGGGTCGTGAATGCCCTCGGGGAGCCCATCGACGGGAAGGGCCCCATCGAGGCCAAGCAGTACAACCCCGTCGAGCGACTCGCCCCGGGCGTCGTCGACCGGCGACCGGTCCACCAGCCCCTCCAGACGGGGATCATCGCCATCGACGCCATGATCCCCATCGGCCGGGGCCAGCGGGAGCTCATCATCGGAGACCGCCAGACGGGAAAGACGGCCATCCTGCTCGACACGATCATCAATCAGAAGGGGCAGGACGTCATCTGCGTCTACGTGGCCATCGGCCAGAAGCAGTCGACCATCGCTCAGGTCGTCAAGACCCTCGAAGACTACGGGGCGATGGATTACACGATCGTCGTCGCCGCTTCGGCCAGCGAGCCGGCCCCGATGCTCTACCTGGCACCTTACACGGGCTGTGCCATCGGGGAGTACTTCCGGGACACGGGCCGCCACGCCCTCGTCTGCTACGACGACCTGTCCAAGCACGCCGTGGCCTACCGCGAGATCTCCCTTCTGCTCCGGCGGCCACCCGGCCGGGAGGCCTACCCCGGTGACATCTTCTACCTCCACTCCCGGCTCCTCGAACGGGCCGCCAAGCTTAGCGACGAAAACGGGGGCGGCTCCCTGACGGCCCTGCCCGTCATCGAGACCCAGGCCGGCGACGTCTCGGGCTACATCCCGACCAACGTCATCTCGATCACCGACGGCCAGATCTACCTCGAGTCGGAGCTCTTCTACGCCGGCATCCGACCGGCCATCAACGTCGGTATCTCCGTCTCCCGAGTCGGCGGCGCCGCCCAGGTGAAGGCCATGAAGCAGGTCGCCGGCTTCCTCCGCCTGGAGCTCGCCCAGTACCGGGAGCTGGCCGCCTTCGCCCAGTTCGGCTCCGAGCTCGACCCGGCGACCCAGCGGCAGTTGGCCCGCGGCGAGCGCCTGACCGAAATCCTGAAACAGCCGCAGTTCCAACCGGTGTCTGTCGAGAAGCAGATCGCCATCATCTTTGCCGGGACCGAGGGCTACCTGGACGACCTGCCCGTCTCCGAGTGCGGCCCCTTCAAGTACGCCCTGTTCGAGTACATCGACAAGTACAACCCGCCGGCCATTCGGGCCCTCCGGGAGAAGCTGGAGATCACCGACGACGTCCGGCGCCAGCTCCACGAGATGCT